One genomic window of Aethina tumida isolate Nest 87 chromosome 3, icAetTumi1.1, whole genome shotgun sequence includes the following:
- the LOC109600669 gene encoding uncharacterized protein LOC109600669: MNRLVFLTSLCGVVFAYTVEETYYPPEVGYGYEGPEYVPKYIESPRFRSGIGQIHGKYVGEVPYISGGYGGYAAPIGAGYARPIVGGYNYPLGGQYEDRNLYKHGKENFNDGVYEKAHGRAGGEIGHGQNGYNENQFALKEGKGDSEYYSDVEGGKEVIGDGKQYSGGKFYDQGGKNGREEKQKQGHKKGHIVKGFKHSHHKDESGKTEEYYDEADDEGGHFNFDGQSGQFKENKAESFKGGHDDEKYGERLHKNGGHYVNDHFVDKNVADHGKFGENKYATNGNVYGRHKGVDQESLLGSQEYNKYYKHSPYVDYFYRQ, encoded by the exons ATGAATCGGTTGGTGTTTCTGACGAGTTTGTGCGGGGTGGTTTTCGCATACACCGTAGAGGAAACTTATTATCCCCCGGAAGTCGGTTACGGGTACGAGGGACCGGAATACGTGCCCAAGTACATCGAAAGTCCTCGATTCAGGTCCGGGATCGGTCAGATTCATGGTAAATATGTTGGAGAAGTGCCGTATATTTCTGGAGGATACGGTGGTTATGCCGCACCAATTGGGGCTGGTTATGCTCGTCCAATTGTCGGTGGATACAATTATCCTCTAGGTGGTCAGTACGAAGATAGGAACCTTTACAAGCACGGAAAGGAGAATTTCAATGATGGGGTTTATGAAAAGGCGCACGGTCGAGCCGGTGGAGAGATCGGACACGGTCAAAATGGGTACAATGAAAATCAGTTCGCCTTGAAAGAAGGCAAAGGCGATTCCGAGTATTACAGCGATGTGGAAGGAGGGAAGGAAGTTATTGGTGATGGGAAGCAATATTCGGGCGGCAAGTTCTACGACCAAGGAG gaAAGAATGGTCGAGAAGAGAAGCAAAAGCAAGGACACAAGAAGGGCCACATAGTGAAAGGTTTCAAGCACTCCCACCACAAGGACGAATCTGGAAAAACAGAAGAGTACTATGACGAGGCCGACGATGAAGGCGGTCATTTCAACTTCGATGGACAATCCGGACAATTCAAAGAAAACAAGGCTGAATCATTCAAGGGTGGTCACGACGATGAAAAATATGGGGAGAGATTGCACAAAAACGGTGGACATTATGTAAACGATCATTTCGTTGATAAAAACGTTGCCGATCACGGTAAATTCGGAGAGAATAAATACGCCACCAACGGTAACGTCTACGGCAGGCACAAAGGAGTTGACCAGGAAAGTCTTTTGGGTAGCCAGGAGTATAATAAGTATTACAAGCATTCGCCTTACGTCGATTATTTCTATCgccaataa
- the LOC109600648 gene encoding uncharacterized protein LOC109600648: MQYKIVSILFCLLGVVSCDELYRKPVYKYRYETEDVMKTAASSIPVHGYHFVEGGYYPTKIASAGFEGGAGGIGGYGGSVGGFGGGYSGGKYTSIGGIGGVGGYEGSIGGVEAGIGPIGGIGLSKVGPVGFGGGAGFSKLGGAGLGSGIGLGAGVGPIIGGGKFIGGGIHHPYGGEEIDKKIYSGEKKNVNDEVYEKESGKKGEEINHGKAGYSEGQVAIKEGKGDSGYYSDIEGGKKVIGDGKQYHGEQKFSQEGKNGGEKKEQSTHKKGHKIKGFKHSHHKDESGKTEEFYDESHDEGDHFNFDGKSGSFGESAGESFKGGHDDEKFKEGEHKKAGHYENGHFVDKSNADHGKYGENKYAGNGVVYGKNNGFDQESLLGHQENSRFYKHHPYHVPFYH, encoded by the exons ATgcaatacaaaattgttagtATCTTGTTCTGCCTTCTCGGCGTCGTTTCTTGTGACGAATTGTACAGGAAACCGGTTTACAAGTATAGGTACGAAACTGAGGATGTGATGAAAACGGCAGCCTCATCAATTCCCGTTCACGGCTACCATTTCGTCGAAGGTGGATATTATCCGACAAAAATTGCTTCTGCAGGATTTGAAGGCGGCGCCGGTGGGATCGGGGGTTACGGAGGCAGCGTAGGTGGTTTTGGTGGAGGCTACAGCGGAGGAAAGTACACCTCGATCGGTGGAATCGGTGGAGTAGGGGGATACGAAGGATCTATCGGAGGTGTGGAAGCAGGAATCGGGCCTATCGGAGGAATTGGGCTGAGTAAAGTGGGACCAGTGGGATTCGGAGGAGGCGCCGGATTCAGCAAGCTTGGAGGTGCTGGTTTAGGAAGTGGAATCGGTCTTGGAGCAGGTGTTGGTCCGATTATTGGAGGCGGCAAATTCATCGGTGGGGGAATCCATCATCCGTATGGTGGCGAAGAAATAGACAAGAAGATTTACAGTGGAGAAAAGAAGAATGTGAACGATGAAGTGTATGAGAAAGAATCCGGAAAAAAGGGAGAAGAAATTAATCATGGAAAAGCTGGATATTCCGAAGGACAGGTTGCAATTAAGGAAGGTAAAGGCGACTCTGGATACTATAGCGACATTGAGGGGGGCAAAAAAGTGATCGGGGACGGAAAACAATACCATGGAGAACAAAAATTCAGCCAAGAAG gaAAGAACGGTGGTGAGAAAAAAGAGCAGTCCACTCACAAAAAAGGCCACAAAATCAAGGGCTTCAAGCACTCCCATCACAAAGACGAGTCCGGCAAAACTGAAGAGTTCTATGACGAATCCCACGATGAGGGCGATCACTTCAATTTCGACGGAAAGTCCGGAAGCTTCGGCGAATCAGCTGGTGAATCGTTCAAAGGAGGTCACGACGATGAGAAGTTCAAAGAAGGCGAACACAAAAAAGCTGGACACTATGAAAACGGTCATTTCGTTGACAAAAGCAATGCTGATCATGGCAAATATGGAGAGAATAAATATGCAGGAAACGGTGTCGTCTATGGTAAAAACAACGGGTTCGATCAGGAGAGCCTTTTGGGACATCAGGAGAATAGCAGATTCTACAAACATCATCCTTACCATGTGCCTTTTTATCATTGA
- the LOC109600674 gene encoding nose resistant to fluoxetine protein 6, whose translation MRQLTILFLFIVRSYCLNEGLRGESVIYGVSSLVEDFANSSKCYRQLFDLYEAIDARKVWGLKVLDSSGKPSSGFLYGNNIWLGSDLQCLEIPHRTGMEVNYDRVIRPDPTPDDYPPFSLAFSVAHIKHNSTLQNHAQLPLEFIIQLGLCMPESCNTDEIMELLRMYFNGSYLELQKMYNLDLDVYEVKILNRGPATITLPKTITFLSVVCIILVLAITGTIYDVKRHNRQKILIINLNNVMNKPNSNNNNKSTSVDLVPDKSSTLGDILKCFSVYSNTKTLMSTTLPPDSVSCIHGIRLFGMLWVCLVHGVFFERDYLDNPVIGYNLAESLFAQILSNSTYCVDTFLLMSGFLTGYLFYKAPVNRIQKRPVNILTKLSNFIEMVVSRFLRLTPPYLVTLLFTNVLFTYYQQSSPLMSSERPDLTCDQYWWRNVLYINNLFPRSEMCMSWSWYLSLDMQMFIIVAFLLVLSTICIFSTTLLAVSLVIVNIVSMTYKAYTIAYIPTLDEQFRTLDDIYDLPWHRCGPYVVGFITSYILMVKWEMKLTLSRKTRIVLWCLFPMLNLWILFTLYTRQISVEFSAIYMGVARTLWGVGIAWVLVACCTGNAPALEKFLSFRGFVPLSRFTYCSYLLNPLVSHIIYLGSGTTFSASLAGFAVTVCGTTFITLVFGFILSLLVESPFILLTKLLKEKLLTNRKPRTKETA comes from the exons ATGCgccaattaacaattttgtttttgtttattgtgcgGTCTTATTGTTTGAACGAGGGTTTAAGGGGTGAATCCGTGATTTATGGTGTTTCCTCTTTGGTTGAGGATTTTGCGAATTCTTCGAAATGTTACCGGCAACTCTTCGATTTGTATGAAGCCATAGATGCTCGAAAAGTATGGGGATTAAAAG tactGGATTCCAGCGGGAAACCAAGTTCCGGTTTTCTTTATGGCAATAATATTTGGTTAGGATCCGATTTGCAATGTTTAGAAATCCCCCACAGAACTGGAATGGAAGTTAATTATGACCGAGTTATAAGACCTGATCCAACTCCAGACGATTATCCTCCATTTTCGTTGGCCTTCTCCGTTGCCCAcatcaaacacaacagcaccCTCCAAAACCACGCTCAACTTCCCCTAGAA tttattattcagTTGGGTTTGTGTATGCCAGAATCTTGCAATACTGACGAGATTATGGAATTACTGAGGATGTATTTTAATGGAAGTTATTTGGAATTACAGAAGatgtataatttagatttgGACGTTTACGaagttaagattttaaatcgTGGACCTGCAACTATAACTCTTCCAAAAACTATAACTTTCCT GTCTGTAGTTTGCATAATATTAGTGTTGGCAATAACTGGTACGATTTATGACGTCAAAAGGCACAACaggcaaaaaattttaataataaacctcAACAACGTAATGAACAAACCAAATagcaataacaataacaaat CCACTTCAGTTGATTTAGTACCGGACAAATCGAGTACTTTAGGGGAtatcttaaaatgtttttcggTTTACTCCAACACCAAGACATTGATGAGCACGACTCTACCTCCGGACTCTGTGAGTTGTATCCATGGAATACGCCTCTTTGGAATGTTATGGGTCTGTTTGGTGCACGGCGTGTTCTTCGAAAGGGATTACCTGGACAATCCAGTCATTGGATACAATCTTGCGGAGTCCTTGTTTGCGCAAATTTTAAGCAATTCCACCTACTGTGTCGACACCTTTTTACTCATGAG TGGATTTTTGACTGGTTATTTGTTCTACAAGGCGCCAGTGAACAGAATTCAAAAGAGACCGGTGAACATTTTGACAAAACTATCCAATTTTATCGAAATGGTTGTGAGCAGATTCTTAAGACTGACACCTCCGTATTTGGTTACTCTTTTGTTCACTAACGTTTTATTCACTTATTACCAACAATCGTCACCTTTGATGTCGAGTGAAAGACCCGATTTGACATGCGATCAGTACTGGTGGAGGAACGTTCTGTACATCAACAATCTTTTTCCCAGATCTGAAATGTGCATGAGTTGGTCCTGGTATTTATCATTGGACAtgcaaatgtttattattgttgctTTTCTTCTCGTTCTCTCCACAAT atGTATTTTTTCAACTACCCTTTTGGCAGTCAGTTtggtaattgtaaatattgtttctatGACTTACAAAGCCTACACCATCGCCTACATTCCTAC CTTAGATGAACAATTTAGAACTTTGGATGATATTTATGACTTACCTTGGCACAGATGTGGCCCGTATGTTGTGGGTTTTATAACATCGTACATTTTAATGGTCAAGTGGGAAATGAAACTGACTTTATCGAGA aaaACTCGTATAGTTTTGTGGTGTCTGTTTCCAATGTTAAATCTTTGGATCTTGTTCACTCTTTACACAAGACAAATTTCAGTGGAGTTTTCAGCAATTTATATGGGAGTTGCAAGGACCTTATGGGGTGTAGGTATAGCGTGGGTGCTTGTGGCTTGCTGTACCGGAAATGCAC CGGCTTTAGAAAAGTTTTTATCGTTTAGAGGTTTTGTACCATTAAGTAGATTCACCTATTGCTCCTACCTGTTGAATCCTTTAGTCagccatattatttatttgggaTCGGGGACGACATTTTCAGCTTCTTTGGCAGGATTC gctGTCACGGTTTGTGGGACAACATTCATAACACTTGTGTTTGGTTTTATACTTTCGTTACTCGTTGAATCACCATTTATACTGTTGACAAAACTACTAAAGGAAAAACTGTTAACAAATCGCAAACCAAGAACCAAAGAGACGGCCTGA
- the LOC109600675 gene encoding uridine phosphorylase 1 isoform X2: MSRVDCSRCKTDDCSVRNENDTEGNDTRYPDGTVRLRNPHIELMDQDILYHLALGSESHDLVEMFGDVKFVCMGGTPKRMENFAYYIMKEIGHKLPTGTTLLDISQYSYRYSMYKVGPVLSISHGMGVPSIGILLHEIIKLMYHAKVKDPIFFRIGTCGGIGYEGGTVVISDNAVDGMLNNYYEVPMLGKLVRRPAKLDRKLVRELKALAEPEDPYETVVGTTMCAIDFYEGQGRLDGAFCDYSEQDKMEYLKGLQKQGVSNIEMEVVPFAALTHHAGIRAAVVCVSLLDRLKGDQVCAPKEVINEWQIRPQKLICSYIKRYLQMKGRISFDGHGPTAIKSPRRFKLVQQESQTFE, translated from the exons ATGTCGAGGGTTGATTGTTCGCGGTGCAAAACCGACGATTGTTCTGTGCGGAACGAAAATGACACTGAAGGAAACGATACGAG ATATCCCGATGGGACTGTTCGTCTTAGAAACCCCCACATCGAACTCATGGACCAAGACATTTTGTACCATCTGGCTCTTGGCAGTGAATCCCACGATCTTGTCGAGATGTTTGGTGATGTAAAA tTCGTCTGTATGGGAGGAACACCGAAAAGAATGGAGAACTTCGCTTACTACATAATGAAGGAAATCGGCCACAAACTACCAACCGGCACAACCTTATTGGACATTAGTCAATATTCGTACCGTTACAGTATGTACAAAGTAGGACCAGTATTATCTATAAGT cacGGAATGGGTGTACCATCAATCGGAATATTGCTGCACGAAATCATCAAGCTGATGTACCACGCGAAGGTGAAAGACCCGATCTTCTTCAGGATCGGAACCTGCGGCGGTATTGGATATGAAGGCGGCACCGTCGTCATTTCCGACAACGCCGTCGATGGCATGCTTAATAATTACTACGAAGTG CCAATGTTAGGGAAACTGGTGAGAAGACCGGCCAAACTAGATAGGAAACTTGTAAGGGAACTTAAGGCACTGGCTGAACCTGAGGATCCTTATGAAACAGTCGTTGGTACCACCATGTGTGCCATTGACTTCTACGAAG GTCAGGGAAGGTTGGATGGAGCGTTCTGTGACTACAGCGAGCAGGACAAGATGGAGTATTTGAAAGGGCTTCAGAAGCAGGGTGTCAGCAACATTGAAATGGAGGTGGTACCGTTCGCCGCCCTCACACACCACGCCGGAATTAGGGCGGCAGTTGTTTGTGTCTCGCTTCTCGATCGGCTCAAGGGTGATCAG GTTTGTGCGCCTAAAGAAGTGATCAACGAATGGCAGATCAGACCTCAAAAACTGATTTGCAGTTACATTAAAAGGTATCTGCAGATGAAAGGGCGGATTTCTTTCGATGGTCACGGCCCGACTGCCATCAAGAGCCCCCGAAGATTTAAACTGGTGCAACAGGAATCCCaaacttttgaataa
- the LOC109600675 gene encoding uridine phosphorylase 1 isoform X1 — protein MSTSECAADYNEKHDNFCHYSDNEEQPENATVERYRCKEETCNVTKTRYPDGTVRLRNPHIELMDQDILYHLALGSESHDLVEMFGDVKFVCMGGTPKRMENFAYYIMKEIGHKLPTGTTLLDISQYSYRYSMYKVGPVLSISHGMGVPSIGILLHEIIKLMYHAKVKDPIFFRIGTCGGIGYEGGTVVISDNAVDGMLNNYYEVPMLGKLVRRPAKLDRKLVRELKALAEPEDPYETVVGTTMCAIDFYEGQGRLDGAFCDYSEQDKMEYLKGLQKQGVSNIEMEVVPFAALTHHAGIRAAVVCVSLLDRLKGDQVCAPKEVINEWQIRPQKLICSYIKRYLQMKGRISFDGHGPTAIKSPRRFKLVQQESQTFE, from the exons ATGTCGACAAGTGAATGTGCCGCCGATTACAATGAGAAGCACGATAATTTTTGTCACTACAGCGATAACGAAGAGCAACCGGAAAACGCAACAGTAGAACGTTACCGTTGCAAGGAGGAAACGTGCAACGTTACCAAAACGAG ATATCCCGATGGGACTGTTCGTCTTAGAAACCCCCACATCGAACTCATGGACCAAGACATTTTGTACCATCTGGCTCTTGGCAGTGAATCCCACGATCTTGTCGAGATGTTTGGTGATGTAAAA tTCGTCTGTATGGGAGGAACACCGAAAAGAATGGAGAACTTCGCTTACTACATAATGAAGGAAATCGGCCACAAACTACCAACCGGCACAACCTTATTGGACATTAGTCAATATTCGTACCGTTACAGTATGTACAAAGTAGGACCAGTATTATCTATAAGT cacGGAATGGGTGTACCATCAATCGGAATATTGCTGCACGAAATCATCAAGCTGATGTACCACGCGAAGGTGAAAGACCCGATCTTCTTCAGGATCGGAACCTGCGGCGGTATTGGATATGAAGGCGGCACCGTCGTCATTTCCGACAACGCCGTCGATGGCATGCTTAATAATTACTACGAAGTG CCAATGTTAGGGAAACTGGTGAGAAGACCGGCCAAACTAGATAGGAAACTTGTAAGGGAACTTAAGGCACTGGCTGAACCTGAGGATCCTTATGAAACAGTCGTTGGTACCACCATGTGTGCCATTGACTTCTACGAAG GTCAGGGAAGGTTGGATGGAGCGTTCTGTGACTACAGCGAGCAGGACAAGATGGAGTATTTGAAAGGGCTTCAGAAGCAGGGTGTCAGCAACATTGAAATGGAGGTGGTACCGTTCGCCGCCCTCACACACCACGCCGGAATTAGGGCGGCAGTTGTTTGTGTCTCGCTTCTCGATCGGCTCAAGGGTGATCAG GTTTGTGCGCCTAAAGAAGTGATCAACGAATGGCAGATCAGACCTCAAAAACTGATTTGCAGTTACATTAAAAGGTATCTGCAGATGAAAGGGCGGATTTCTTTCGATGGTCACGGCCCGACTGCCATCAAGAGCCCCCGAAGATTTAAACTGGTGCAACAGGAATCCCaaacttttgaataa
- the LOC109600675 gene encoding uridine phosphorylase 1 isoform X3 encodes MSTSECAADYNEKHDNFCHYSDNEEQPENATVERYRCKEETCNVTKTRYPDGTVRLRNPHIELMDQDILYHLALGSESHDLVEMFGDVKFVCMGGTPKRMENFAYYIMKEIGHKLPTGTTLLDISQYSYRYSMYKVGPVLSISHGMGVPSIGILLHEIIKLMYHAKVKDPIFFRIGTCGGIGYEGGTVVISDNAVDGMLNNYYEVPMLGKLVRRPAKLDRKLVRELKALAEPEDPYETVVGTTMCAIDFYEGQGRLDGAFCDYSEQDKMEYLKGLQKQGVSNIEMEVVPFAALTHHAGIRAAVVCVSLLDRLKGDQVSTPKSIMNDWQIRPQEIVGRYIKQYLSRKGMLPFNGHK; translated from the exons ATGTCGACAAGTGAATGTGCCGCCGATTACAATGAGAAGCACGATAATTTTTGTCACTACAGCGATAACGAAGAGCAACCGGAAAACGCAACAGTAGAACGTTACCGTTGCAAGGAGGAAACGTGCAACGTTACCAAAACGAG ATATCCCGATGGGACTGTTCGTCTTAGAAACCCCCACATCGAACTCATGGACCAAGACATTTTGTACCATCTGGCTCTTGGCAGTGAATCCCACGATCTTGTCGAGATGTTTGGTGATGTAAAA tTCGTCTGTATGGGAGGAACACCGAAAAGAATGGAGAACTTCGCTTACTACATAATGAAGGAAATCGGCCACAAACTACCAACCGGCACAACCTTATTGGACATTAGTCAATATTCGTACCGTTACAGTATGTACAAAGTAGGACCAGTATTATCTATAAGT cacGGAATGGGTGTACCATCAATCGGAATATTGCTGCACGAAATCATCAAGCTGATGTACCACGCGAAGGTGAAAGACCCGATCTTCTTCAGGATCGGAACCTGCGGCGGTATTGGATATGAAGGCGGCACCGTCGTCATTTCCGACAACGCCGTCGATGGCATGCTTAATAATTACTACGAAGTG CCAATGTTAGGGAAACTGGTGAGAAGACCGGCCAAACTAGATAGGAAACTTGTAAGGGAACTTAAGGCACTGGCTGAACCTGAGGATCCTTATGAAACAGTCGTTGGTACCACCATGTGTGCCATTGACTTCTACGAAG GTCAGGGAAGGTTGGATGGAGCGTTCTGTGACTACAGCGAGCAGGACAAGATGGAGTATTTGAAAGGGCTTCAGAAGCAGGGTGTCAGCAACATTGAAATGGAGGTGGTACCGTTCGCCGCCCTCACACACCACGCCGGAATTAGGGCGGCAGTTGTTTGTGTCTCGCTTCTCGATCGGCTCAAGGGTGATCAG GTAAGCACACCAAAAAGTATCATGAACGATTGGCAAATCAGGCCACAGGAAATTGTGGGACGGTACATTAAACAATACTTGAGTAGGAAGGGAATGTTACCTTTTAATggacacaaataa
- the LOC109600675 gene encoding uridine phosphorylase 1 isoform X4, with the protein MSISEEERDEYPDGTVRLRNPHIELMDQDILYHLALGSESHDLVEMFGDVKFVCMGGTPKRMENFAYYIMKEIGHKLPTGTTLLDISQYSYRYSMYKVGPVLSISHGMGVPSIGILLHEIIKLMYHAKVKDPIFFRIGTCGGIGYEGGTVVISDNAVDGMLNNYYEVPMLGKLVRRPAKLDRKLVRELKALAEPEDPYETVVGTTMCAIDFYEGQGRLDGAFCDYSEQDKMEYLKGLQKQGVSNIEMEVVPFAALTHHAGIRAAVVCVSLLDRLKGDQVCAPKEVINEWQIRPQKLICSYIKRYLQMKGRISFDGHGPTAIKSPRRFKLVQQESQTFE; encoded by the exons ATGTCGATTTCTGAGGAGGAGAGGGACGA ATATCCCGATGGGACTGTTCGTCTTAGAAACCCCCACATCGAACTCATGGACCAAGACATTTTGTACCATCTGGCTCTTGGCAGTGAATCCCACGATCTTGTCGAGATGTTTGGTGATGTAAAA tTCGTCTGTATGGGAGGAACACCGAAAAGAATGGAGAACTTCGCTTACTACATAATGAAGGAAATCGGCCACAAACTACCAACCGGCACAACCTTATTGGACATTAGTCAATATTCGTACCGTTACAGTATGTACAAAGTAGGACCAGTATTATCTATAAGT cacGGAATGGGTGTACCATCAATCGGAATATTGCTGCACGAAATCATCAAGCTGATGTACCACGCGAAGGTGAAAGACCCGATCTTCTTCAGGATCGGAACCTGCGGCGGTATTGGATATGAAGGCGGCACCGTCGTCATTTCCGACAACGCCGTCGATGGCATGCTTAATAATTACTACGAAGTG CCAATGTTAGGGAAACTGGTGAGAAGACCGGCCAAACTAGATAGGAAACTTGTAAGGGAACTTAAGGCACTGGCTGAACCTGAGGATCCTTATGAAACAGTCGTTGGTACCACCATGTGTGCCATTGACTTCTACGAAG GTCAGGGAAGGTTGGATGGAGCGTTCTGTGACTACAGCGAGCAGGACAAGATGGAGTATTTGAAAGGGCTTCAGAAGCAGGGTGTCAGCAACATTGAAATGGAGGTGGTACCGTTCGCCGCCCTCACACACCACGCCGGAATTAGGGCGGCAGTTGTTTGTGTCTCGCTTCTCGATCGGCTCAAGGGTGATCAG GTTTGTGCGCCTAAAGAAGTGATCAACGAATGGCAGATCAGACCTCAAAAACTGATTTGCAGTTACATTAAAAGGTATCTGCAGATGAAAGGGCGGATTTCTTTCGATGGTCACGGCCCGACTGCCATCAAGAGCCCCCGAAGATTTAAACTGGTGCAACAGGAATCCCaaacttttgaataa
- the LOC109600675 gene encoding uridine phosphorylase 1 isoform X5: MDQDILYHLALGSESHDLVEMFGDVKFVCMGGTPKRMENFAYYIMKEIGHKLPTGTTLLDISQYSYRYSMYKVGPVLSISHGMGVPSIGILLHEIIKLMYHAKVKDPIFFRIGTCGGIGYEGGTVVISDNAVDGMLNNYYEVPMLGKLVRRPAKLDRKLVRELKALAEPEDPYETVVGTTMCAIDFYEGQGRLDGAFCDYSEQDKMEYLKGLQKQGVSNIEMEVVPFAALTHHAGIRAAVVCVSLLDRLKGDQVCAPKEVINEWQIRPQKLICSYIKRYLQMKGRISFDGHGPTAIKSPRRFKLVQQESQTFE; this comes from the exons ATGGACCAAGACATTTTGTACCATCTGGCTCTTGGCAGTGAATCCCACGATCTTGTCGAGATGTTTGGTGATGTAAAA tTCGTCTGTATGGGAGGAACACCGAAAAGAATGGAGAACTTCGCTTACTACATAATGAAGGAAATCGGCCACAAACTACCAACCGGCACAACCTTATTGGACATTAGTCAATATTCGTACCGTTACAGTATGTACAAAGTAGGACCAGTATTATCTATAAGT cacGGAATGGGTGTACCATCAATCGGAATATTGCTGCACGAAATCATCAAGCTGATGTACCACGCGAAGGTGAAAGACCCGATCTTCTTCAGGATCGGAACCTGCGGCGGTATTGGATATGAAGGCGGCACCGTCGTCATTTCCGACAACGCCGTCGATGGCATGCTTAATAATTACTACGAAGTG CCAATGTTAGGGAAACTGGTGAGAAGACCGGCCAAACTAGATAGGAAACTTGTAAGGGAACTTAAGGCACTGGCTGAACCTGAGGATCCTTATGAAACAGTCGTTGGTACCACCATGTGTGCCATTGACTTCTACGAAG GTCAGGGAAGGTTGGATGGAGCGTTCTGTGACTACAGCGAGCAGGACAAGATGGAGTATTTGAAAGGGCTTCAGAAGCAGGGTGTCAGCAACATTGAAATGGAGGTGGTACCGTTCGCCGCCCTCACACACCACGCCGGAATTAGGGCGGCAGTTGTTTGTGTCTCGCTTCTCGATCGGCTCAAGGGTGATCAG GTTTGTGCGCCTAAAGAAGTGATCAACGAATGGCAGATCAGACCTCAAAAACTGATTTGCAGTTACATTAAAAGGTATCTGCAGATGAAAGGGCGGATTTCTTTCGATGGTCACGGCCCGACTGCCATCAAGAGCCCCCGAAGATTTAAACTGGTGCAACAGGAATCCCaaacttttgaataa